In Pectinophora gossypiella chromosome 17, ilPecGoss1.1, whole genome shotgun sequence, one DNA window encodes the following:
- the LOC126374581 gene encoding growth arrest-specific protein 1-like, whose product MWVLAAIVAAVAAAAATPCEKARIRCAYRTGCGAALNNYMLLCNDVLAEPTTNCPKACEHALIALTSTEEGKELMNCQCEDEYCVEAKERIEVCRPQVLQGAANATASCRLSQLICLADAQCATALRYYDELCRSMYRRGRKCSNKCLNSIDILRKQEKAAALAACRCDGNEDFDCPRMQRNLQRLCFHKKTHPGKDRKHHKEKEKKIAVQETASAANIVSVSALIVTTCILRSLMLNS is encoded by the exons ATGTGGGTACTAGCAGCCATAGTGGcagcggtggcggcggcggcggcgacgccATGCGAAAAGGCGCGCATACGCTGTGCATACCGCACGGGCTGCGGCGCCGCACTCAATAACTACATGTTGCTATGCAACGATGTCCTGGCGGAACCCACCACCAACTGTCCTAAAGCCTGTGAACATGCCTTGATAGCTTTAACATCTACTGAAGAGGGGAAGGAGCTTATGAAC TGTCAGTGTGAGGACGAGTACTGCGTGGAGGCTAAGGAGAGGATCGAGGTGTGTCGGCCGCAGGTGCTGCAGGGCGCCGCCAACGCCACGGCATCATGCCGGTTGTCGCAACTTATCTGCCTCGCTGACGCGCAGTGCGCCACCGCGCTACGCTACTACGACGAGCTCTGTCGCTCCATGTACCGGCGAGGCAGGAAGTGCTCCAACAAGTGCCTCAACTCCATAGACATCCTCAGGAAACAAGAGAAAGCGGCCGCGCTCGCCGCCTGCCGCTGCGACGGCAACGAAGACTTCGACTGCCCTCGTATGCAGAGAAACCTTCAGCGACTATGTTTCCATAAGAAAACTCATCCTGGCAAAGACAGGAAACACcacaaagagaaagaaaagaaaattgcCGTTCAAGAAACCGCATCAGCGGCTAATATAGTTTCCGTATCTGCGTTAATAGTTACGACGTGTATACTCCGTAGTTTAATGCTCAATTCGTGA